The genomic segment GGCATGAGGCGAAAAAAACGACCGTCACCGAATAAAAAAGCAAACCCGCGTAAGCGGGTTTTTCGTATCAAGTCAGGCCGCGGGCACGGCGATATCGCGATATTTCCTGAGTACTGGATCATTTACCGCTCCTGGATCGTTAAGCTCCCACAAGCCACGGTTGATCCCGTCGTTAATTAAATAGATGACGGCGGTTTCGATAGCTGACATCAGGCACTGCATCACAGGTTCATTAGCCGTATATCCCACCTCGCCCTCAAGCAGCCGTTGGTATTCAATAAACCGGAATACACCCGCCTGAACTTCATAAGAGAGAATCGTTTTACTGGTATTTACGGAGGAGAGGATCTCCCCGGTGCTAACATTCACGACCCGCAAATTCACCGCGACCTGATCGAGCTGATATTGCGTATCGGCACCGATGCCGAAATATTTCGCGCCAGCGCCGCCCGATTTCACATTACTCTCATAACCAATGATCGAGCCTTCAATCATCACATTAGCAGACATAAGTGACTGAAGCGGCATACGGTTATTATCACCCACCGTACCGTTTTCCTGGGAGGCGCGAATAATTTTGCGCTCATTAAGGAGGTTCTGAAGTCCCTGGCGTTCCAGCGGAATAAACCAGCGCGAATCTTTTAACGCCGTGACCAGCATGGCGGTGGCGCTTTGCGGTACGGCGGTTGAGAAGTTACTGGCAGGGTAGGGTTTAAATTGCCCCGTCTCATCCTGAATATTATAAACCGAGACGTAGAGCTTACCTTTTGGATAAGGCAGGTGAATCAAATCCTGATAGCTTTGACCACGCGGCATCAGCGTGGGGCTGGCGGCTTCCTTCGGCGGTGCGGTCAGACATCCGCTTAACAGAATGGTAGCGATAATGACAATCAGGCGCTGCATGGTAGTCATCCTTCTGTTATCACAGCGGTTAAAAATTGGTTGAGCCGGACTGCAAGCCGGATACCTGAATCGTGGAGGTTTTGCCGGTTTTACGATCGGTGACGTTCAGATAAAGCTGACCGTCACGATTGGCGATATCGACGATAAAATCGTTGGTCACCATGCGACCCGGCTTACCTTTATTAATGTTGGTTAACAATCCGCCTAAAAGTTGAGACTGAATCGCCTGCGTGAAATTATCGAGCGCGGATGGCGTGTCGATTTTATAATCGTCGTAAGACGGGTCTTTATAGGAATTTTGCGCCTGCGCGCTGTTTAACAAAAAGGGACCGTTATTAGGATTTCCGCCGAAACTGGGGTTACGAAACTGGAAGGTCATATTTCCGGCCAGACCCGGGTGTGACAGCAATAATAATGTCATAACAGCAATTGCCCGCCGCATAGCAGCCTCCATCATTCAGTGAATTAAAATTCATCGCCGGTTAAATCGCCGGTGCTGAGTAACGCTTTATCAATCTGCCGCTGTTGTAACGCCTCATTCGTCTGCGCTATCGCCATCTGCACTTCTTTGTCCGCCCCCCTACGGGAAGGAAAAAGAAAGGTCTGATAAATCACATCCTGATCGAGCGTGATGGTTATCCAGCTTCCCCAGCGAGCGCTCGGTTTTTCATTAACCGACAGGTTGCCATCAAACGGGGTATCCCATTTCTCCGCAAAGTCGCGGTAAAAATCATGGCCGACAGAAGACACGGTGCGGTCGGTAATAAGCCCTGGAATTTCCGGCTCAACGGCGTGTCCGCAGAACGCTACGCCGCAAAGCACTACCGCGAAACACCAGAGAGGCCAACGTTTCATGGCTTCACACTCTCATGTGATGATTCGCCCAGGTCACTGCCTGCGTGCGGTTTTTCACGGCCAGTTTCTTGAAAAGGTTATAGAGGTGAGTTTTTACCGTGTTCTCGCTTATAAACAGCGATCGCGCGATTTCGAGATTAGAGGCGCCGAAGCGCAGCTTATTAAGGATCTCTTTCTCGCGGTGCGTCAGCAGCACGCAGTCACAGTTGAGAAAATGATAAAAGCCGGAGCGGGTGATCAGATAGCTCGCCAGCCGCTGGTTAAAGAAACACTCGCCGCGCTGAATGCATTGCATACCTTCAATTACGCGGTTTTCATCATCTGTTGCGTAAAACACACCGCTAATGTGCGGCCATTTTTCTATTTCCTGAAAGGGGTATTCGTCTTGCACATTTAGCAGGATCACCTTTGAGGCGTGATGGCTGCGTCCAAGATTATCTTTCCAGTACGCCATGCTTTTTTTATCGGCCTCCGCCATATCCAAAAGAATAAGCGTTCCTGTGGTGATATCTTCCAGAGAACGTTGGATATTATGGATTTTTCCATCCAGGTTGAGCGCTGCTTTAAAATTCTGCAATAAAGCGCTGGCTTGCAGGGACGGTTTGGTGATCAACAATAATGACTGACCATGTAAAGC from the Cronobacter condimenti 1330 genome contains:
- the csgG gene encoding curli production assembly/transport protein CsgG, translating into MQRLIVIIATILLSGCLTAPPKEAASPTLMPRGQSYQDLIHLPYPKGKLYVSVYNIQDETGQFKPYPASNFSTAVPQSATAMLVTALKDSRWFIPLERQGLQNLLNERKIIRASQENGTVGDNNRMPLQSLMSANVMIEGSIIGYESNVKSGGAGAKYFGIGADTQYQLDQVAVNLRVVNVSTGEILSSVNTSKTILSYEVQAGVFRFIEYQRLLEGEVGYTANEPVMQCLMSAIETAVIYLINDGINRGLWELNDPGAVNDPVLRKYRDIAVPAA
- the csgF gene encoding curli production assembly/transport protein CsgF, which codes for MRRAIAVMTLLLLSHPGLAGNMTFQFRNPSFGGNPNNGPFLLNSAQAQNSYKDPSYDDYKIDTPSALDNFTQAIQSQLLGGLLTNINKGKPGRMVTNDFIVDIANRDGQLYLNVTDRKTGKTSTIQVSGLQSGSTNF
- the csgE gene encoding curli production assembly/transport protein CsgE, whose amino-acid sequence is MKRWPLWCFAVVLCGVAFCGHAVEPEIPGLITDRTVSSVGHDFYRDFAEKWDTPFDGNLSVNEKPSARWGSWITITLDQDVIYQTFLFPSRRGADKEVQMAIAQTNEALQQRQIDKALLSTGDLTGDEF
- the csgD gene encoding biofilm master transcriptional regulator CsgD, which gives rise to MLTEFHALHGQSLLLITKPSLQASALLQNFKAALNLDGKIHNIQRSLEDITTGTLILLDMAEADKKSMAYWKDNLGRSHHASKVILLNVQDEYPFQEIEKWPHISGVFYATDDENRVIEGMQCIQRGECFFNQRLASYLITRSGFYHFLNCDCVLLTHREKEILNKLRFGASNLEIARSLFISENTVKTHLYNLFKKLAVKNRTQAVTWANHHMRV